From a region of the Alosa sapidissima isolate fAloSap1 chromosome 9, fAloSap1.pri, whole genome shotgun sequence genome:
- the acp5a gene encoding tartrate-resistant acid phosphatase type 5a, with product MAAPLVTVLLALLPVILCYPTSYVDLEGQGSNRSSIRFLAIGDWGGLPYPPYITPIEKATAVEMGRIAEQMGADFILALGDNFYYKGVTDVNDPRFEETFERVYTAKSLNVPWYVVAGNHDHAGNVMAQIEYSKVSKRWQYPYYYYELNLRIPQTYSTVTILMLDTVLLCGKTDDFLNQKPHGPHSVHANRQLVWLQERMARSKADFLLVAGHYPVWSISEHGPTDCLLKKLRPLLVKYKATAYLCGHDHNLQYLKESGVGYIVSGAGNFMDPDTRHRKHVPHNSLKFFTGKASTLGGFTHIEIDKKKMTITFIQARGTSLYQAVLSKRDLNFDSMPDSE from the exons ATGGCTGCACCACTAGTAACTGTCCTGCTTGCTCTTCTACCAGTGATCCTTTGCTACCCAACCTCATATGTTGACCTTGAAGGCCAAGGCA GTAACAGGTCATCTATTCGCTTCTTGGCCATTGGAGACTGGGGTGGACTCCCCTATCCTCCTTACATCACGCCCATTGAGAAGGCTACTGCCGTTGAGATGGGCCGAATTGCTGAGCAGATGGGAGCTGATTTTATCCTGGCCCTGGGAGACAACTTTTATTACAAAGGGGTGACTGATGTTAATGACCCCAGGTTTGAG GAGACCTTTGAGAGGGTGTATACTGCCAAGTCTCTGAATGTCCCATGGTATGTTGTTGCTGGCAACCACGACCATGCAGGAAATGTCATGGCTCAAATTGAGTACTCAAAGGTGTCCAAGAGATG GCAATACCCATACTACTACTACGAGCTGAACTTGCGCATCCCCCAGACATACAGCACTGTGACCATCCTGATGCTGGACACTGTTCTGTTGTGTGGGAAGACCGACGACTTCCTGAACCAGAAACCCCACGGCCCCCACAGCGTCCATGCCAACCGACAGCTGGTCTGGCTGCAGGAGCGCATGGCCCGCTCTAAGGCCGATTTCCTCCTGGTCGCTGGCCACTACCCTGTGTGGTCCATCTCTGAGCATGGCCCCACTGACTGCCTACTGAAGAAGCTGCGCCCTCTACTGGTCAAGTATAAGGCTACAGCTTACCTCTGTGGCCATGACCACAACCTACAG TATCTCAAGGAGTCTGGAGTGGGTTACATTGTCAGTGGAGCTGGGAACTTCATGGATCCAGACACTCGCCATCGCAAGCACGTTCCCCACAACTCCCTCAAGTTCTTCACTGGCAAGGCCTCTACCCTGGGTGGCTTTACACACATTGAGATTGACAAGAAGAAAATGACCATCACCTTTATACAAGCCAGGGGCACGTCTTTGTATCAGGCTGTCCTTTCTAAACGGGATCTGAACTTTGATAGCATGCCTGATTCCGAGTAG
- the gcdha gene encoding glutaryl-CoA dehydrogenase a, with translation MALRTAASRLFIGSQRCALATASRAQGTAAATQEETVKAQKPAKAPKVQFNWRDALDLEGQLTEEEVMIRDSFRDYCQDKLMPRILMANRHEHFHREIVSEMGELGVLGPTIKGYGCAGTSYVAYGLIAREVERVDSGYRSVMSVQSSLVMHPINAYGTEAQKEKYLPRLARGEILGCFGLTEPNHGSDPSSMETRAKYNPSSGTFTISGAKTWITNSPVADICVVWAKCEDGKVRGFILERGMKGLATPKIEGKFSLRASATGMILMDEVEVPEENLLPNVSGLGGPFGCLNNARYGIAWGALGAAEFCFHAARQYTLDRIQFGVPLARNQLMQKKMADMLTEITIGLQSCLTLGRLIDGKKAAPDMISMLKRNSCGKALDIARQARDMLGGNGIADEYHIIRHVMNLEAVNTYEGTHDIHALILGRAITGLQSFTVEK, from the exons AGG AGACGGTCAAGGCCCAGAAACCTGCAAAGGCCC CCAAGGTGCAGTTTAACTGGCGGGATGCCTTGGACCTGGAAGGCCAGCTTacagaggaggaggtgatgaTTCGGGACTCGTTTCGTGACTACTGCCAGGACAAGCTCATGCCCCGCATCCTGATGGCCAACAGACATGAGC aTTTCCACAGAGAGATTGTGAGTGAGATGGGAGAGCTTGGTGTCCTGGGCCCCACTATTAAAG GATATGGCTGTGCTGGGACTAGCTATGTGGCCTACGGTCTCATTGCTAGAGAAGTGGAGCGTGTAGACAGTGGATACCGTTCTGTCATGAGCGTACAGTCGTCCCTGGTCATGCACCCAATCAATGCCTATGGCACAGAGGCACAGAAGGAGAAGTACCTACCACGACTCG CTCGAGGAGAGATACTGGGCTGCTTTGGCCTGACAGAGCCCAACCATGGCAGCGATCCCAGCAGTATGGAGACCAGGGCCAAATACAACCCTTCCAGCGGCACTTTCACCATCAGTGGAGCCAAGACATG GATCACTAACTCCCCGGTGGCTGACATCTGCGTTGTGTGGGCCAAGTGTGAGGATGGGAAGGTGCGGGGCTTCATCCTGGAGCGTGGAATGAAGGGCTTGGCCACACCCAAGATAGAGGGCAAGTTCTCGCTGCGGGCCTCCGCCACAGGCATGATCCTGATGGATGAGGTGGAGGTGCCCGAGGAGAACCTTCTGCCCAACGTCTCTGGCCTGGGG GGTCCTTTTGGCTGCCTAAACAACGCCCGCTATGGCATTGCCTGGGGAGCACTGGGAGCTGCAGAGTTCTGTTTCCATGCTGCCCGCCAGTACACCTTGGACAG AATCCAGTTTGGTGTACCACTGGCCAGAAACCAGCTGATGCAAAAgaagatggcagacatgttgacAGAAATCACCATTGGGCTACAGTCCTGTCTCACCCTGGGCCGACTCATTGATGGAAAAAA GGCAGCACCGGATATGATCTCCATGCTGAAGCGGAACAGTTGTGGCAAAGCACTGGACATTGCTCGGCAAGCTAGAGATATGCTGGGAGGCAACGGGATTGCTGATGAGTACCACATCATCCGTCATGTCATGAATCTGGAGGCTGTCAACACATATGAGG GTACCCATGATATCCATGCTTTAATTCTGGGAAGAGCCATCACCGGACTGCAGTCATTCACTGTTGAAAAGTGA